AACTCTTCGGCGGTCTTTCTGACTAACTCGAACACTTCGCTGCCCTTGCGGAACAGGACCTCCGTTTTGGCAGGATGAACGTTCACGTCCACCTCGTCGGCCGGAATCGTCAGCTTGAGAAACCAATTCCCGCGGGAAGCCCACGGGTGGCTTAAAATCGCCGCCCGAACAGCGCCGTCGGAAACTCGCCGGCCGTTGACGAAAAGAATCAGCTGGAACCGGCTCCCCGGACCGGTGTCCTGCCGCCACAGTTCGGCCACGGAGCCGTTCACCTCGCCTTGGGCCTTTTCGATCTGCGGTTCTTTGCCCCACATCTGAAGCAGCGCGCCTTCAACCGTCCCGTCGGCCCGGCTGGAAAACGACGTCTGCCCGTCGTTGACCAGCTCAAACGACACGTAGGGCCAGCAGAGGGCGTAGTCCTGCAGGAGCCGGGAAATACGCCGGTACTCCGCGAGGGCGCTTTTGAGGAATTTTCGTCGCGCCGGCAGGTTGTAAAACAGGTCTTTGACGGTCACGGTCGTGCCGGCAGGAAGCGCCATCGGGTGAACGGCCGGACGGCCGTCCGAGTAGGTCAGCCCGGCTCCAGTTTGACTGGACCGTTCCCGGCTGTACAGCTCAAGTCGGGAGACCGCGGCGATGGAGGCTAACGCCTCGCCTCGATACCCCAGCGAGCTGATCGCTTCCAGATCGGACTCGGTAGAAATTTTGCTGGTGGCGTGTTTTTCGACGGCCAGCAGCAGATCGTCCGGCGAGATGCCGCTCCCGTCGTCACAGACGGAGATGAGCGTCTTTCCGCCCTGAACGAGCTCCACCCGAATTGTTTTTGCCCCGGCGTCAAGGCTGTTTTCAATCAGCTCCTTGACCACCGACATGGGACGTTCCACCACCTCGCCGGCGGCGATTTTGCGTGCCAGTTCGTCGGGCAGCCGTTGAATTCTCATGGGGTCATCCTCAGCTTTCTGGCCTCGTCGGTCAATCGGTACAGACAATCCAAGGCCTCTTTCGGCGTCATATCGTCCGGGCGCAGGGCGCTTAATCGATCGATCAGCCGATCCCCTTCAAGGTCGAACAGTTCCATCTGAATCGACGGCTTCATGGCCTCGGAGCGGCCTTTCGGCGCGTCTCCCTCGAGCTTTTCCAAAAGCTCGGACGCCCGGCGGACGACGACCCGGGGCAGCCCGGCCAACCGGGCCACTTCTACCCCGTACGACCGATCCGCCGGCCCTTCCTGAACGTGATGGAGGAAGCGAACCTCTCCGTCCGCCTCGCTGACGGCCATGCTCAAGTTGAACAGCCCGTCGAGCGTCTCTTCCAGCCGGGTCAGCTCGTGATAGTGGGTCGCGAACAGCACCCACGGGCGGAAGCCCCCTTGGCCGTGAAGGTACTCAAGGGCCGCCCAAGCGATGCTCATGCCGTCGTAAGTGGAAGTCCCGCGGCCCACCTCATCCAAGATGACAAGGCTGTCCGACGTGGCGTTGTTCAAAATGGCCGCGGTCTCGATCATCTCCACCATGAACGTACTGTTGCCTCGAGAGAGTTCGTCCCGCGCGCCGATTCGGGTGAACAGCCGATCGACCAGCGGCAAGCTCGCCTTTTCGGCTGGGACAAACGCCCCCATCTGAGCCATGATCTGAATGATCGCCGCCGCCCGAAGGTACGTTGACTTGCCGGCCATGTTCGGGCCCGTGACAAGACCGACGCGCCGGGTTCTGTCCATCGTCAGGTCGTTGGGGACGTACGGCACGCCTCGCAGGGACGCTTCGACGACCGGATGGCGCCCTGCCCGTATCTCCAGCCGATCCGGCGAGAAAACCGGACGGCAGTACTGGCCAACCGACGCCACATCGGCAAATGACGCCAGCACGTCCAGCCGGGCCAAGGCCTGCCCGGTCTGCTGCAGAGCGGCCGTGGCGTCCATGACAGCCTGACACAGCTCGTCAAAAATCCTGTTTTCGATGTCTTTGATGTGGCTTTCCGCAGAGAGCCGCCGGTCCTCGTACTCCTTCAGCTCCGGGGTGATGAACCGCTCCCCGTTGACGAGCGTCTGGCGGCGCTCAAACCGATCGGGCAGTTTGGCCTCGGCGGCGGCCCCTTTGGACAGCTCCAAATAAAAGCCAAAGACCCTGTTGTATCCCACCTTGAGCTTGGAGACGCCGGTCGCCGCCCGCTCTTTTTCCAAATAGGCGTCAAGCCACTCCTGCCCGCCATCGTTCAGACTGCGCCACGAGTCCAGCTCTTCGTCCACGCCGGAAGCTACCAAGGGCGTCGCGCCGATGGTCCGAGGAACCGACTGAACCAACGACGACGCCAAACGGGAAGCGAGTTCGCCCGTGAGGGCCGGGTCAGGCAGGCCGACCAAATCCCTGACCGGCGCGGCGCTTTCAAAAACGGCCGGGTAAACCGACAGGGTATCGCGAATCGCCGCTAAGTCCCGCGGGCCGCCGGTACCCAAATGGAGGCGGGCGACGCTCCGCTCCAGATCGCGGCAGCAGGCCAACCCTTCTTCCAAGTCCCGGCGGTTTTGCGCGGCCAACAGGGCTTCGACGGCGTCAAGCCGACGATTCACCGCCCTTTCGTCCCGCAGAGGACGGACGATCCAATCCTGAAGAAGACGCCGGCCGGCGGTTGTCCGACAGCGGTTTAAGAACGCGAAAAGCGATGCGCCGCCGTTCAAAAGCTCCAAGTTCATCTGGGCGCTCTGGTCAAGGTGAAGGTACGACTCGGACGTCAGACAGACGATCCCCTGCAGGTGGCTGATTTTTGAGAAGCTCGTCTCTTCCATGTACGACACGGCAGCAGCCGCGGCTCCGATCCGCGGGTCGTTTTCCGGCAAGCCGAACGGAGCGAGGTCCCTGAGGCCCCACCGTGCCGCCAAGCGCGATTGGCCGGACGTCGGGCTGAACTCGCTTTTTGGCAGCTCAAGTACGGACCACGATCCGCCTCGAAGGGCCGGCGGACAGGACGATGCGGGCACGAGGAGTTCCCGGGGCGCTTCGCCGGTGATCAGGCCTAAGATCTCGTCGGGGCCGGCAAGAGCCACCCGAACGTGCGGGCTGCTGGGAGCCAAAAACGCGGCGGCCCACGTCTCCTTGCCGGGAAGAACCGCGGCCAAAGAGGCGTTCAGCGACGCGTCCTCCGGAAGCCACGTACCGGGCGTCACCACCCGAATGACTTCCCGGTCGACGAGCGTCCGGCCGTCCGGCTCGCTCATCTGCTCGCAGATTGCAACTCGATAGCCCTTCTCGATGAGCCGGGCCAGATAACCGTCGACGGCATGATAAGGGACGCCCGCCATGGGGAGCTTTTTGTCCCCGTCGCGGGCCGTCAGCGTCAGATCGAGCTCTCGCGAGACCGTTCTGGCGTCGTCAAAAAACGTCTCATAAAAGTCCCCCATGCGGAAAAGCAGCAGGCAGTCGGGGTATTTGTTCTTCCACTCCAAGTACTGCCGCATCATCGGGGTCATCTTCACGTCTGAACCGCTCAACGGAAACCCTCAGCTCCTCCCGCATCGATGAAATTCTGAAGGATCAGCGACGCGGCGATCTGATCCACTTTGCCTTTCCGCTTCCGTCGGGACAGGTCGCCTTCGATCATCGCCGACTGGGCGACCCGGGACGTGTACCGCTCATCCCAGAAGCGAATCTGCACCTGCGGATACCGTTTGGCAATCCGGCCGGCGGTCTCCCGGACCTTCGCCGCCATTTCGCCTTCGGTGCCGTCCTCTTTTCTGGGCAGCCCAAGCAGAAGCCGGTCCGTGCCGTACTGGGCCATCAGCTCTCCCAATTTCCCCATCCAGCCGCTGGCCGCATCCCAACACTCGATCCCTTGGGCAAAAGTGCCCAAGGGATCGGTGACCGCCACGCCGATTCGGACCGTGCCGAGATCGAGGGCGATAATTCTCTTCACTTTTTCGTTCCGCCGCGGGACGAGCTGACAATGCCCTCGGCGTCCGCCAGAGCTTGGTCAATCTTCGCGCAGTCCCGGCCTCCGGCCTGAGCCATGTCAGGCCGCCCGCCGCCGCCCCCGCCGACCAGTCCGGCCAGTGCCTTGACGATCTTTCCCGCGTGATAACCGGCCTTGAGGGCCTCTGCGCCGACCATGCAGAGGATCTGCACTTTGCCCTCTTCCGTCTGCCCCATGAAGACCACCACCGAGCGCGGCTCCTTGTCCTTCACCCGGTCGCCGGCCTCGCGCATCATGTCCATTGGGACGCCGTCGATACGAGCCGAGCAGAGGCAGCAGCCATCAAGCTCCGTCCGCGCGATGCCGCCGTCGAGTCGGCCGGCCAAATCGGACTTCACCTTGTCGGCCAACTGGCGAGCCAACTCCTTATTCTCCTGCTCCAAAGCGGCGACCTGTTCCACGACGCCTTCCGGCCGGACGTTGAACTTCTGAGCCAGAGTCCGCAGCGCTGACGACGCCTTGTCAAACATGTCGTACGAGTTCATGCCGGTGACAGCGGTCAGACGTCGGACGCCGCTGCCGATGCTTTCCTCGGAAACAATTTTTACGAGGCCAATTTCCCCGGTCGCCCGAACGTGAGTGCCGCCGCAAAGCTCGCAGGAGAAGTCTCCCGCTGAGACAACCCGGACCACGTCGCCGTATTTTTCCTCAAACAGGGCCTTAGCGCCCTTCGCCTTGGCGTCGGCTAGGTTCATCTGCTCGGTGTCAACCGGCATGTTGGCCAGCACCTTTCGGTTGGCCAGCGTCTCGACCTGCCGAATCTGCTCGGGCGTCATCGCTTCGAAGTGGGTGTAGTCAAACCGCAAAAATTCCGGCGAGACCAGCGAACCGTTCTGTCTCACGTGCCCGCCCAGCACGTCGATCAGCGCCTGATGAAGCAGGTGCGTGGCCGTGTGGTTTCGGGTGATCGCCGCCCGGCGCTCTTTGTCCACCGACGCGGTCACAAACTGATCGGTCTCCAACGCGCCCGAGTTGACGGTGATGTCCAGCACGGACAGGTCGCCGGCCCGGTAAAAACAGCCTGTCACAGCGGCCTCTGTCCGGACAGCCGTCAAGGTCCCGGTGTCGCCCACCTGACCGCCCCGCTCGGCGTAAAACGGCGTCGGGGTGACCACCGCCTGCCCGGATTGGCCGGTTTCAAGCCGGTCAACCAAGGCGCCGTCGCACACCAGTCCGACGATCTGGGACGACGACGACAGAGCGTCGTACCCGACGAACGGCACGGTTCCCAAACGGTTCTGAAGGGCGGTGAACGCGTCGCCGGTGATGACTACGCCGACCTGTTTGCTGGCCTTGCGGGCCCGGTCTTTCTGCTGAGTCATCTGAGCCTTGAACTCGCTCTCGTCCACCGTCAGGTTCTTTTCCGAGCAGATTTCAGTCGTCAGTTCCAGCGGGAAACCGTAGGTGTCGTAGAGCTGGAAGGCCACGTCGCCGGCCAGTGTTTTGCTTCCGGCCTTCACCGCCCGGTCGATCTCGTCGTTCAGCAGGGCACAGCCCTGAGAGAGCGTGCGGCCGAACCGATTTTCTTCCACGTCGATAATCTGGCGAATCGTCAGCTGACTTTCGGCCAGTTCGGCGTATGGGTCGGACATTTCGCTCACGACGACCGGGAGCAGGTCGTTCAGGAACGGCCGGTCGATGCCGATCAGCCGTCCGTACCGAACGGCACGGCGAAGCAGCCGGCGCAGGACGTACCCCGGCCCTTCGTTGGACGGGAGAATACCGTCGGCCAGCATGAAGCACACCGACCGAATATGGTCGCTGATGACCTTCAGGGCCAGATCCCCGGCCGCCGACGAGCCGTACGCGACGCCGGACAGGTCTGTGACCTTTCTAATGAGCGGCAGGAACAGGTCGGTCTCAAAATCGTTCGTGACGCCTTGGACGAGAGACGTGAGCCGCTCAAGCCCCATGCCGGTGTCGATGTTCTTCCGCGGCAGCGGGAGCATGCTCCCGTCCTCCTGCCGATCAAACTGGGTGAACACGTGGTTCCAAATTTCCAGATACCGGTCACAGTCGCAGCCCGGGTGGCAGTTCGGACCGCAGGAGAACTTCTCCCCCTGATCGTAAAGGATTTCCGAGTCAGGTCCGCAGGGACCCTGAGGGCCCATGAACCAGAAGTTCTCCTCTTCGCCGCAGCGGAGAATGTGATCGTCCGCCAAGCCGATTTCGTCATGCCAGACTTTATAGGCCTCCTCGTCGTCCTTGTAGATCGTGGCGTACATTCTCGATCCGTCAAGGCCGATCACTTGGGTCAAGAACTCCCATCCCCAAGTCAGAGACTCGTGCTTAAAGTAGCCGCCCCAGCTGAAGTTCCC
This is a stretch of genomic DNA from Jonquetella anthropi DSM 22815. It encodes these proteins:
- the mutL gene encoding DNA mismatch repair endonuclease MutL, which gives rise to MRIQRLPDELARKIAAGEVVERPMSVVKELIENSLDAGAKTIRVELVQGGKTLISVCDDGSGISPDDLLLAVEKHATSKISTESDLEAISSLGYRGEALASIAAVSRLELYSRERSSQTGAGLTYSDGRPAVHPMALPAGTTVTVKDLFYNLPARRKFLKSALAEYRRISRLLQDYALCWPYVSFELVNDGQTSFSSRADGTVEGALLQMWGKEPQIEKAQGEVNGSVAELWRQDTGPGSRFQLILFVNGRRVSDGAVRAAILSHPWASRGNWFLKLTIPADEVDVNVHPAKTEVLFRKGSEVFELVRKTAEEFGRGFTQLPLSGPAAPKETAWRPSEGPKDFFRPIDPPFRVASPSAQKSSVQLRGVVSLSDPAASIAAEAMGTEAERGTEAGWKNEPAELFPDEKPQVLYFGQMSQGYLVFQDEQSLLVVDPHAAHERVNFERFSQGVKSGPAERLAVHLPLTPDVRRQAEENKKDLESLGFGFDKQFQLAQVPCHAGVSAGAMELLRGALAAVEDGQDAGRPLIDRWAMKACKASVKLTTRLTPQEACQLLSDLESCQQPTACPHGRPTVLRLTAQALDDHFGRNGL
- the mutS gene encoding DNA mismatch repair protein MutS, which translates into the protein MTPMMRQYLEWKNKYPDCLLLFRMGDFYETFFDDARTVSRELDLTLTARDGDKKLPMAGVPYHAVDGYLARLIEKGYRVAICEQMSEPDGRTLVDREVIRVVTPGTWLPEDASLNASLAAVLPGKETWAAAFLAPSSPHVRVALAGPDEILGLITGEAPRELLVPASSCPPALRGGSWSVLELPKSEFSPTSGQSRLAARWGLRDLAPFGLPENDPRIGAAAAAVSYMEETSFSKISHLQGIVCLTSESYLHLDQSAQMNLELLNGGASLFAFLNRCRTTAGRRLLQDWIVRPLRDERAVNRRLDAVEALLAAQNRRDLEEGLACCRDLERSVARLHLGTGGPRDLAAIRDTLSVYPAVFESAAPVRDLVGLPDPALTGELASRLASSLVQSVPRTIGATPLVASGVDEELDSWRSLNDGGQEWLDAYLEKERAATGVSKLKVGYNRVFGFYLELSKGAAAEAKLPDRFERRQTLVNGERFITPELKEYEDRRLSAESHIKDIENRIFDELCQAVMDATAALQQTGQALARLDVLASFADVASVGQYCRPVFSPDRLEIRAGRHPVVEASLRGVPYVPNDLTMDRTRRVGLVTGPNMAGKSTYLRAAAIIQIMAQMGAFVPAEKASLPLVDRLFTRIGARDELSRGNSTFMVEMIETAAILNNATSDSLVILDEVGRGTSTYDGMSIAWAALEYLHGQGGFRPWVLFATHYHELTRLEETLDGLFNLSMAVSEADGEVRFLHHVQEGPADRSYGVEVARLAGLPRVVVRRASELLEKLEGDAPKGRSEAMKPSIQMELFDLEGDRLIDRLSALRPDDMTPKEALDCLYRLTDEARKLRMTP
- the ruvX gene encoding Holliday junction resolvase RuvX, translated to MKRIIALDLGTVRIGVAVTDPLGTFAQGIECWDAASGWMGKLGELMAQYGTDRLLLGLPRKEDGTEGEMAAKVRETAGRIAKRYPQVQIRFWDERYTSRVAQSAMIEGDLSRRKRKGKVDQIAASLILQNFIDAGGAEGFR
- the alaS gene encoding alanine--tRNA ligase, whose protein sequence is MQYLSGKDIRRKFIDFWVSKGAHHFPSFSLVPDDPSLLFTIAGMVPFKKYYLGLEEPPVKSAVTSQKCVRTNDIENVGHTARHHTFFEMLGNFSWGGYFKHESLTWGWEFLTQVIGLDGSRMYATIYKDDEEAYKVWHDEIGLADDHILRCGEEENFWFMGPQGPCGPDSEILYDQGEKFSCGPNCHPGCDCDRYLEIWNHVFTQFDRQEDGSMLPLPRKNIDTGMGLERLTSLVQGVTNDFETDLFLPLIRKVTDLSGVAYGSSAAGDLALKVISDHIRSVCFMLADGILPSNEGPGYVLRRLLRRAVRYGRLIGIDRPFLNDLLPVVVSEMSDPYAELAESQLTIRQIIDVEENRFGRTLSQGCALLNDEIDRAVKAGSKTLAGDVAFQLYDTYGFPLELTTEICSEKNLTVDESEFKAQMTQQKDRARKASKQVGVVITGDAFTALQNRLGTVPFVGYDALSSSSQIVGLVCDGALVDRLETGQSGQAVVTPTPFYAERGGQVGDTGTLTAVRTEAAVTGCFYRAGDLSVLDITVNSGALETDQFVTASVDKERRAAITRNHTATHLLHQALIDVLGGHVRQNGSLVSPEFLRFDYTHFEAMTPEQIRQVETLANRKVLANMPVDTEQMNLADAKAKGAKALFEEKYGDVVRVVSAGDFSCELCGGTHVRATGEIGLVKIVSEESIGSGVRRLTAVTGMNSYDMFDKASSALRTLAQKFNVRPEGVVEQVAALEQENKELARQLADKVKSDLAGRLDGGIARTELDGCCLCSARIDGVPMDMMREAGDRVKDKEPRSVVVFMGQTEEGKVQILCMVGAEALKAGYHAGKIVKALAGLVGGGGGGRPDMAQAGGRDCAKIDQALADAEGIVSSSRGGTKK